The Agromyces hippuratus genome has a window encoding:
- a CDS encoding PP2C family protein-serine/threonine phosphatase — MANIKASAAVSHVGRIRSNNQDSGYAGRRLFVVADGMGGHAGGDVASAIATRRIAEADLDYDNTTEASASLEGALIAANRQLAATVADHSELTGMGTTVSAVLLVGDRIVISHIGDSRIYLLRSGELSQISTDHTFVQRLVDAGRITAEEAMVHPRRSVLMRVLGDVEASPEIDALVLDTRDGDRWMLCSDGLSGVASFDDIHDIMSADAGAKQVADRLVKASLDGGAPDNVTVVILDIGEPPAPDTPPLIVGSAAAPPAFGQSAEPVRPRGIRLTPFRPHPVQETHFEPDSEDFFDEIIEEDARRRRRRRWVWSFWIVLLIGAIVAAFTLGYQWTQTRFYVGESNGRVAIYQGIQQNLGPISLHELDTETDLDVAELRTYDQQRVQQTISAGSYAEAYRIVQRLEESVE; from the coding sequence ATGGCGAACATCAAGGCGAGCGCTGCGGTCTCGCACGTCGGACGGATCCGCTCGAACAACCAGGACTCCGGGTACGCCGGGCGCCGGCTGTTCGTGGTGGCCGACGGCATGGGCGGGCACGCGGGCGGCGACGTCGCGAGCGCGATCGCCACGCGGCGCATCGCCGAGGCCGACCTCGACTACGACAACACGACCGAGGCCTCCGCCTCCCTCGAGGGCGCCCTGATCGCGGCCAACCGGCAACTCGCCGCCACCGTCGCCGATCACTCCGAACTGACCGGCATGGGCACGACGGTGAGCGCCGTGCTGCTCGTCGGCGACCGCATCGTCATCTCGCACATCGGCGACTCGCGCATCTACCTGCTGCGTTCGGGTGAGCTCAGCCAGATCTCGACCGACCACACCTTCGTGCAGCGTCTCGTCGATGCCGGCCGCATCACCGCCGAAGAGGCCATGGTGCACCCCCGGCGTTCGGTGCTCATGCGAGTGCTCGGCGACGTCGAGGCCTCACCCGAGATCGACGCCCTGGTGCTCGACACCCGCGACGGCGACCGCTGGATGCTCTGCTCCGACGGCCTCTCGGGTGTCGCCTCCTTCGACGACATCCACGACATCATGTCGGCCGACGCCGGCGCCAAGCAGGTCGCCGATCGACTCGTCAAGGCCTCCCTCGACGGCGGCGCCCCCGACAACGTCACCGTCGTGATCCTCGACATCGGCGAACCGCCGGCACCCGACACCCCGCCGCTGATCGTCGGGTCTGCGGCGGCCCCGCCGGCGTTCGGCCAGTCGGCCGAGCCGGTGCGGCCCCGCGGCATCCGTCTCACTCCGTTCCGTCCCCACCCGGTGCAGGAGACGCACTTCGAGCCCGACTCCGAGGACTTCTTCGACGAGATCATCGAGGAGGACGCCCGCCGCCGCCGACGACGACGCTGGGTGTGGAGCTTCTGGATCGTGCTGCTGATCGGCGCCATCGTGGCGGCCTTCACGCTGGGCTACCAGTGGACGCAGACCCGCTTCTACGTCGGCGAATCGAACGGCAGGGTCGCGATCTACCAGGGCATCCAGCAGAACCTCGGGCCGATCTCGCTGCACGAGCTGGACACCGAGACCGACCTCGACGTCGCCGAACTGCGCACCTACGACCAGCAGCGGGTCCAGCAGACGATCAGCGCGGGCTCGTACGCCGAGGCGTACCGCATCGTGCAGAGGCTGGAGGAATCCGTTGAGTGA
- a CDS encoding peptidoglycan D,D-transpeptidase FtsI family protein: protein MNRELKRVSIVAFLMFLTLLVSSTIIQYVRADALNADARNSRTLYESYSIERGPILVGGEPIAYSEPSADDYKFQRIYSNGPLYAPVTGYLPVNGEATGLERSVNEYLSGQSSSQFFDSINRLISGQDPMGASVEVAIDEVAQQAAWDALGDYTGAVIVTEPSTGRILAMVTKPTYDPNALAVHDSAAVTATYEGLLADPADPLFNRATGGDMNPPGSVFKLVTVAAALESGKYTPESQLPNPSSFTLPGTDSVVRNTEGGDCGGGETVSIATALRLSCNIPFAELGIELGDAAIREQAEKFGFNTEFLIPTATEASVYPRALDDAQTALTAFGQYEVRATPMQMAMVSAAIANGGIVMNPNLVDQITAPDFTPLQEFEAEEFGRAISEETANTMVGMMVNGVENGAASNARIDGVSVAGKTGTAENGESDPYTLWFTGFAPADNPQYAITVLVEDGGGLGQEGYGNLIAAPIAKQVLEAVLNK, encoded by the coding sequence ATGAACCGCGAACTCAAGCGCGTCTCCATCGTCGCGTTCCTCATGTTCCTGACCCTGCTCGTCTCGTCGACGATCATCCAGTACGTGCGAGCCGACGCCCTCAACGCCGACGCCCGCAACTCCCGCACGCTCTACGAGAGCTACTCGATCGAGCGCGGCCCGATCCTCGTCGGCGGGGAGCCGATCGCGTACTCGGAACCCTCCGCCGACGACTACAAGTTCCAGCGCATCTACTCGAACGGGCCCCTGTACGCGCCCGTCACCGGCTACCTCCCCGTCAACGGTGAGGCGACCGGCCTCGAGCGCTCGGTCAACGAGTACCTCAGCGGCCAGTCGTCGAGCCAGTTCTTCGACTCGATCAACCGCCTGATCTCCGGGCAGGACCCGATGGGCGCCTCCGTCGAGGTCGCGATCGACGAGGTCGCGCAGCAGGCCGCTTGGGACGCGCTCGGCGACTACACCGGGGCGGTGATCGTCACCGAGCCGTCGACCGGTCGCATCCTCGCGATGGTCACGAAGCCCACGTACGACCCGAACGCGCTGGCGGTGCACGACTCGGCGGCGGTCACCGCCACCTACGAGGGGCTGCTCGCCGACCCGGCCGACCCGCTGTTCAACCGTGCGACGGGCGGCGACATGAACCCGCCCGGTTCGGTGTTCAAGCTCGTCACCGTCGCTGCGGCCCTCGAGTCGGGCAAGTACACGCCCGAGAGCCAGCTGCCGAACCCGAGCTCGTTCACGCTGCCGGGCACCGACTCCGTCGTGCGCAACACCGAGGGCGGCGACTGCGGCGGCGGCGAGACCGTCAGCATCGCGACCGCCCTCCGGCTCTCGTGCAACATCCCGTTCGCCGAACTCGGCATCGAGCTCGGCGACGCCGCGATCCGCGAGCAGGCCGAGAAGTTCGGGTTCAACACCGAGTTCCTGATCCCGACGGCCACCGAGGCGAGCGTGTACCCGCGTGCACTCGACGACGCGCAGACGGCTCTGACCGCGTTCGGTCAGTACGAGGTGCGTGCGACGCCCATGCAGATGGCGATGGTGTCGGCCGCGATCGCCAACGGCGGCATCGTGATGAACCCGAACCTGGTCGACCAGATCACGGCGCCCGACTTCACTCCGCTGCAGGAGTTCGAAGCCGAGGAGTTCGGCCGCGCGATCAGCGAGGAGACGGCGAACACGATGGTCGGCATGATGGTCAACGGCGTCGAGAACGGGGCCGCGAGTAATGCAAGAATAGACGGCGTCAGCGTGGCCGGTAAAACGGGTACAGCGGAGAACGGAGAGAGTGACCCCTACACTCTCTGGTTCACCGGTTTTGCCCCCGCCGACAATCCTCAGTATGCAATCACGGTACTCGTTGAGGATGGCGGGGGACTTGGTCAGGAAGGGTACGGCAATCTCATCGCCGCTCCCATCGCAAAGCAGGTACTAGAGGCGGTGCTGAACAAATGA
- a CDS encoding FhaA domain-containing protein, with protein sequence MGLLDNFEKGLERAVNGAFAKTFRSGLQPVEITSALKREIDTKAAVVSRDRVLVPNSFVVRMAPDDYARMSGLGPALVDELVDLVQKHAASQRFQFAGGITLSLERDESLAVGMVQVDSQNVKGQVAWTPVLDVNGKRYPIMKGRTVIGRGSEADVTLDDSGASRRHAEVQWDGSRARVRDLGSTNGTQLNGAPVKHAILEPDSVIGIGRSRITFRVLAQASNTNTGSRGRPDPATERHDMGGFWGPGE encoded by the coding sequence GTGGGCCTACTGGACAACTTCGAGAAAGGTCTCGAGCGCGCCGTCAACGGCGCGTTCGCGAAGACCTTTCGCTCGGGGCTGCAACCCGTCGAGATCACCTCTGCCCTGAAGCGGGAGATCGACACGAAGGCTGCAGTCGTCTCGCGCGACCGCGTGCTCGTGCCGAACAGCTTCGTCGTGCGCATGGCGCCCGACGACTACGCCCGCATGTCCGGCCTCGGGCCCGCGCTCGTCGACGAGCTCGTCGACCTCGTGCAGAAGCACGCCGCGAGTCAGCGCTTCCAGTTCGCGGGCGGCATCACCCTGTCGCTCGAACGTGACGAGAGCCTCGCCGTGGGCATGGTGCAGGTCGATTCGCAGAACGTGAAGGGCCAGGTCGCCTGGACCCCGGTGCTCGACGTGAACGGCAAGCGCTACCCGATCATGAAGGGGCGCACGGTCATCGGCCGCGGCAGCGAGGCGGATGTCACCCTCGACGACTCCGGCGCATCGCGCCGGCACGCCGAGGTGCAGTGGGACGGCAGCCGCGCGCGCGTGCGCGACCTCGGCTCGACGAACGGCACCCAGCTGAACGGCGCCCCGGTGAAGCACGCCATCCTCGAACCAGACTCGGTCATCGGCATCGGCCGTTCGCGCATCACGTTCCGGGTGCTCGCGCAGGCGTCGAACACGAACACGGGCTCCCGCGGCCGCCCCGACCCTGCCACCGAACGCCACGACATGGGCGGGTTCTGGGGGCCCGGCGAATGA
- a CDS encoding FHA domain-containing protein FhaB/FipA, producing the protein MSELTLLVLQLGFLVLLWVFIFAIVYALRSDLFGQRVRKLQPETAVAAPAAAPAAASAFPSAAPVAAAAAPTAPVSRAATTGGSNGELASSENATRLVITSGAKNGAEFPLGHDEITIGRSSDSAIIIRDDYTSTHHARLMQWNGRWMLQDLDSTNGTFLNGSRVTVPTPIPLGATVKVGATTFELRR; encoded by the coding sequence ATGAGCGAACTCACCCTCCTCGTGCTCCAGCTCGGCTTCCTCGTGCTGCTCTGGGTGTTCATCTTCGCGATCGTCTACGCGCTGCGCAGCGACCTGTTCGGCCAGCGCGTGCGCAAGCTCCAGCCCGAGACCGCGGTGGCAGCTCCTGCGGCCGCCCCGGCTGCGGCATCCGCATTCCCGAGCGCCGCCCCGGTGGCGGCGGCCGCAGCGCCGACCGCCCCCGTCTCGCGCGCCGCGACGACCGGCGGCTCGAACGGCGAGCTCGCCTCGAGTGAGAACGCCACGCGACTCGTCATCACGAGCGGCGCGAAGAACGGCGCCGAGTTCCCGCTCGGCCACGACGAGATCACGATCGGGCGCTCGAGCGACTCGGCCATCATCATCCGCGACGACTACACGTCGACGCACCATGCGCGCCTCATGCAGTGGAACGGCCGCTGGATGCTGCAGGACCTCGATTCGACCAACGGCACCTTCCTCAACGGCTCCCGAGTGACCGTGCCCACCCCGATCCCGCTCGGAGCCACCGTGAAGGTCGGAGCGACGACGTTCGAGCTGCGGCGGTAG
- a CDS encoding anthranilate synthase component II, with amino-acid sequence MENAPTRVLVVDNYDSFVYTLNGYLQELGAETEVVRNDSFEVAEVAERIAAYDAVLISPGPGKPSDAGVSIPIVETALASGQPILGVCLGHQAIAEAFGAVVTNAEELMHGKTSLITHDGSDFYDGVPQPFTATRYHSLAVVDDTVPAELIVTSRTQGGVIMGLRHESAPIFGVQFHPESVLTEGGYRMLGNWLAVAGMPEARERAVGLSPLVRATAG; translated from the coding sequence ATGGAAAACGCCCCGACCCGGGTGCTCGTGGTCGACAACTACGACAGCTTCGTCTACACGCTGAACGGGTACCTGCAAGAGCTCGGCGCCGAGACCGAGGTCGTGCGCAACGACTCGTTCGAGGTCGCCGAGGTCGCCGAACGCATCGCCGCGTACGACGCCGTGCTGATCTCTCCGGGGCCGGGCAAGCCATCGGATGCCGGTGTGTCGATCCCGATCGTCGAGACCGCCCTCGCCTCGGGGCAGCCGATCCTCGGCGTCTGCCTCGGCCACCAGGCGATCGCCGAGGCGTTCGGGGCGGTCGTCACGAACGCCGAAGAGCTCATGCACGGCAAGACCTCGCTCATCACGCACGACGGCAGCGACTTCTACGACGGGGTGCCGCAGCCGTTCACGGCGACCCGCTACCACTCGCTCGCCGTGGTCGACGACACGGTGCCCGCCGAACTCATCGTGACGAGTCGCACACAGGGCGGCGTCATCATGGGGCTGCGGCATGAGAGCGCCCCGATCTTCGGCGTGCAGTTCCACCCCGAGTCGGTGCTGACCGAGGGCGGCTATCGCATGCTCGGCAACTGGCTGGCGGTCGCGGGCATGCCCGAGGCTCGTGAGCGGGCGGTGGGCCTGAGCCCGCTCGTGCGGGCTACCGCCGGCTGA
- a CDS encoding protein kinase domain-containing protein, whose protein sequence is MRPSAGLTFGGRYELQSRIAIGGMGEVWQATDLVIGRQVAIKILKDEYLGDPGFLERFRAEARHAALVNHEGIANVFDYGEEDGSAYLVMELVPGEALSTILEREHVLSTDKVLDIVAQTAAALQAAHAAGLVHRDIKPGNLLITPDGRVKITDFGIARIADQVPLTATGQVMGTVQYLSPEQASGHPASPTTDIYSLGIVAYEALAGRRPFTGESQVAIAMAQINETPPDLPVTVSEPVRNLVYGCIAKNPADRPQSAAHLARAATALRRGDVQAAAAAVPAVLGAAGATAATMLMPTAGATAATTVLPSAGAAGEDEEPVEEKKRSPWTWPLIVLIALLAIVLIGTIIALALNGGGKEPPASSSTKPPSTTASTPPSSPPPSSEAPTTAEVNREDYLGLTVDEARAKLQELGMVVNAAEGNPAVNANEAGRVYDVNPTGNMQVGSEVTITYYGDPETPSAPSSAPRVDPTEIPAGGNQPFTVSWDTQSCPSGQTLSGYQVTVQGTGAPKAQPSGAGATETVLTTTAETSGELTVTFVYYCGSVGSPASPSTTVTVLPAP, encoded by the coding sequence ATGAGACCGAGCGCAGGGCTCACCTTCGGAGGGCGCTACGAACTGCAGTCCCGCATCGCGATCGGCGGGATGGGCGAGGTGTGGCAGGCCACAGACCTCGTCATCGGTCGCCAGGTCGCGATCAAGATCCTGAAAGACGAGTACCTGGGCGACCCGGGCTTCCTCGAGCGCTTCCGCGCCGAGGCCCGTCACGCCGCGCTCGTCAACCACGAGGGCATCGCCAACGTGTTCGACTACGGCGAGGAGGACGGCAGCGCCTACCTCGTCATGGAGCTCGTGCCCGGCGAGGCCCTGTCGACGATCCTCGAGCGGGAGCACGTGCTCTCGACCGACAAGGTGCTCGACATCGTCGCGCAGACGGCCGCAGCGCTGCAGGCCGCGCACGCTGCGGGTCTCGTGCACCGCGACATCAAGCCCGGCAACCTGCTCATCACGCCCGACGGCCGCGTCAAGATCACCGACTTCGGCATCGCGCGCATCGCCGACCAGGTGCCGCTGACGGCCACCGGCCAGGTCATGGGCACCGTGCAGTACCTCTCGCCCGAGCAGGCGTCGGGTCACCCGGCGTCGCCGACCACCGACATCTACTCGCTCGGCATCGTCGCCTACGAGGCACTCGCCGGCCGCCGCCCGTTCACGGGCGAGTCGCAGGTCGCGATCGCAATGGCGCAGATCAACGAGACGCCGCCCGACCTGCCGGTCACGGTCTCCGAGCCGGTGCGCAACCTGGTCTACGGATGCATCGCGAAGAACCCGGCCGACCGGCCGCAGTCCGCCGCGCATCTCGCGCGTGCCGCGACGGCGCTTCGCCGGGGCGACGTGCAGGCCGCAGCCGCCGCGGTGCCCGCGGTGCTCGGCGCCGCCGGTGCCACCGCCGCGACGATGCTCATGCCCACGGCCGGTGCCACCGCTGCCACGACGGTGCTGCCGTCGGCAGGCGCCGCGGGCGAAGACGAAGAACCCGTCGAAGAGAAGAAGCGCAGCCCCTGGACGTGGCCGCTCATCGTGCTGATCGCGCTCCTCGCGATCGTGCTGATCGGCACGATCATCGCGCTCGCACTGAACGGCGGCGGCAAGGAGCCGCCTGCGTCGTCCTCCACGAAGCCGCCGTCGACGACCGCGAGCACGCCGCCGTCGAGCCCACCGCCGTCGAGCGAGGCACCGACGACCGCCGAGGTCAACCGCGAAGACTATCTGGGCCTCACGGTCGACGAGGCGCGTGCGAAGCTCCAAGAGCTGGGCATGGTCGTCAACGCGGCCGAGGGCAACCCCGCCGTGAACGCCAACGAGGCCGGGCGTGTCTACGACGTGAACCCGACCGGCAACATGCAGGTGGGCTCAGAGGTCACGATCACCTACTACGGAGATCCCGAGACCCCGAGCGCTCCCTCATCGGCACCCCGCGTCGACCCGACTGAGATCCCTGCCGGCGGCAACCAGCCGTTCACGGTCTCGTGGGACACGCAGAGCTGCCCGAGTGGTCAGACGTTGTCGGGATACCAGGTGACGGTTCAGGGCACCGGGGCTCCGAAGGCGCAGCCGTCGGGCGCCGGGGCGACCGAGACCGTGCTCACCACGACCGCCGAGACGAGTGGTGAGCTCACGGTCACCTTCGTCTACTACTGCGGGTCCGTAGGCTCGCCGGCGTCACCGTCGACGACGGTGACCGTGCTCCCGGCCCCGTAG
- a CDS encoding class E sortase, producing MSESQADTRHARRSAEGRRPRVSVVGVLGELLLTAGALILLFLGWQLWWNDAIMAGQQSSAASEQSSKWLEQARASQGATPPPAPADYGDPVVDTTEYANGDAFAVMYVPRFGEDSQRTIAEGYGLDVLNSFDLGVGHYPQTQRPGEVGNFAIASHRSAYGGGMHEIEQLQLGDAIYIQTKDGWYTYRFRDFEYVTPETVDVLAPVPHHPDLAPTDRIVTLTSCNPLYSTAERIIAYGVLESWQPSTAGAPAEIAPIVAKWES from the coding sequence ATGTCCGAGTCCCAGGCCGATACGCGGCATGCACGCCGCTCGGCGGAGGGCCGGCGCCCCCGTGTGAGCGTCGTCGGCGTGCTGGGCGAGCTGCTGCTCACCGCCGGGGCGTTGATCCTCCTGTTCCTCGGGTGGCAGCTCTGGTGGAACGACGCGATCATGGCCGGCCAGCAGTCGTCAGCGGCCTCTGAGCAGAGCAGCAAGTGGCTCGAGCAGGCCCGCGCGAGCCAGGGTGCCACGCCGCCGCCCGCGCCGGCCGACTACGGCGATCCGGTCGTCGACACGACCGAGTACGCCAACGGCGACGCGTTCGCGGTCATGTACGTGCCCCGCTTCGGCGAGGATTCGCAGCGCACCATCGCCGAGGGCTACGGACTCGACGTGCTCAACAGCTTCGACCTCGGCGTCGGGCACTACCCGCAGACGCAGAGGCCGGGCGAAGTCGGCAACTTCGCGATCGCCTCGCACCGCAGCGCATACGGCGGCGGCATGCACGAGATCGAGCAGCTCCAGCTGGGCGATGCGATCTACATCCAGACGAAGGACGGCTGGTACACCTACCGGTTCCGCGACTTCGAGTACGTGACGCCCGAGACGGTCGACGTGCTGGCCCCGGTGCCGCATCACCCCGATCTCGCACCGACCGACCGCATCGTCACGCTCACGAGCTGCAATCCGTTGTACTCGACCGCCGAGCGCATCATCGCCTACGGCGTGCTCGAGTCGTGGCAGCCGAGTACGGCCGGGGCCCCGGCCGAAATCGCGCCGATCGTCGCGAAGTGGGAGAGCTGA
- the pknB gene encoding Stk1 family PASTA domain-containing Ser/Thr kinase, translating to MNDEGRVLAGRYRIGALIGRGGMSDVHVGTDTRLGRQVAIKLLKPQLATDPAFRMRFRQEAQSAARMAHPTIVRVFDAGEETIVDSAGQEVQLPFIIMEFVEGRLLKDIIHDGPLEASAAVRVIDGVLTALEYSHRAGVVHRDIKPGNIMITTAGQVKVMDFGIARAVSDSSTTVAQTTAILGTASYFSPEQAKGETVDARTDLYSTGVVLFEMLTGRPPFRGDTPVAVAYQHVSERPVKPSVVNPKVSPALDSVVLHALAKNRDQRYQTAAEFRADVDTAAAGQVPVHREPDQATMLFGAPTGSLSSSELALRQLAEDETMTRTQRRPPAIWIWSGIIGVIVIVIAVMYWAFNLQPTAELPSNVKEIPVLTGSTYEEAVDILQELGLPATPVEKTDDTVPAGQVIGTDPPAREIVDNGTAVTVFVSTGKQAVNVPDLRNKTLEQAKADLDAIGLVAGVETRESSPTVPADTVLGTSPEAGTAVEVGSTVDFRISSGNVTLTDVTGQTLEAATSYLAAENLQLTAVPKPDSSCAAQPGSPVTQQSLPPGDVPQHSTVELTYCAG from the coding sequence GTGAACGATGAAGGACGGGTGCTCGCGGGGCGATACCGCATCGGCGCTCTCATCGGGCGCGGCGGCATGTCCGATGTCCACGTCGGCACCGACACCAGGTTGGGGCGTCAGGTCGCGATCAAGCTGCTGAAGCCGCAGCTCGCAACCGACCCCGCGTTCCGCATGCGGTTCCGTCAAGAGGCACAGTCGGCTGCCCGGATGGCGCACCCGACGATCGTTCGCGTCTTCGACGCCGGTGAGGAGACGATCGTCGACTCCGCCGGGCAGGAGGTGCAGCTTCCGTTCATCATCATGGAGTTCGTCGAAGGCCGCCTGCTGAAGGACATCATCCACGATGGTCCGCTCGAGGCGTCCGCGGCGGTTCGGGTCATCGACGGCGTGCTCACCGCGCTCGAGTACTCGCACCGTGCAGGCGTGGTGCACCGCGACATCAAGCCCGGCAACATCATGATCACGACCGCCGGTCAGGTGAAGGTCATGGACTTCGGCATCGCACGTGCCGTCTCCGACTCGTCGACGACCGTGGCGCAGACCACGGCGATCCTCGGCACCGCCTCGTACTTCTCGCCCGAGCAGGCGAAGGGCGAGACCGTCGACGCCCGCACCGACCTGTACTCCACGGGCGTGGTGCTGTTCGAGATGCTGACCGGTCGACCGCCGTTCCGCGGCGACACCCCGGTCGCAGTGGCCTACCAGCATGTCAGCGAGCGCCCGGTCAAGCCGAGCGTCGTCAACCCGAAGGTCTCGCCGGCGCTCGACTCGGTGGTGCTCCACGCCCTCGCGAAGAACCGCGATCAGCGCTATCAGACGGCCGCCGAGTTCCGCGCAGACGTCGACACCGCGGCCGCCGGTCAGGTGCCCGTGCACCGCGAGCCCGACCAGGCCACGATGCTCTTCGGCGCCCCGACCGGCTCGCTCTCGAGCTCCGAGCTCGCCCTGCGACAGCTGGCAGAAGACGAGACGATGACCAGAACCCAGCGCCGGCCGCCGGCGATCTGGATCTGGTCGGGCATCATCGGCGTCATCGTCATCGTGATCGCCGTCATGTACTGGGCCTTCAACCTGCAGCCGACCGCCGAGCTGCCGTCGAACGTCAAAGAGATCCCCGTGCTCACCGGGAGCACCTACGAAGAGGCCGTCGACATCCTGCAGGAGCTCGGGCTGCCCGCGACCCCCGTCGAGAAGACCGACGACACGGTGCCCGCGGGCCAGGTGATCGGCACCGACCCCCCTGCTCGCGAGATCGTCGACAACGGCACGGCCGTGACCGTGTTCGTCTCGACCGGCAAGCAGGCCGTGAACGTGCCCGACCTTCGGAACAAGACCCTCGAACAGGCGAAGGCCGACCTCGATGCCATCGGCCTCGTCGCGGGTGTCGAGACGAGGGAATCGTCGCCGACCGTTCCGGCCGACACCGTGCTCGGCACCTCGCCCGAGGCGGGCACTGCGGTCGAGGTCGGCTCGACCGTCGACTTCCGCATCTCGAGCGGCAACGTCACGCTCACCGACGTGACGGGTCAGACGCTCGAGGCGGCGACCTCCTATCTCGCGGCTGAGAACCTGCAGCTCACGGCCGTTCCCAAACCCGACAGCTCGTGCGCGGCGCAGCCCGGCTCACCGGTCACGCAGCAGTCGCTCCCGCCCGGTGACGTGCCGCAGCACTCCACGGTCGAGCTCACCTACTGCGCAGGCTGA
- a CDS encoding FtsW/RodA/SpoVE family cell cycle protein, producing the protein MPQKLRNLEFWLLLVACFINASAIVLVQLGALGHVDTQLVLLGAGLSLLVFGLHIAMRFVARDADPFLLPIATVLNGLGIAMIYRIDIAYGDVGWESAAVRQIAWSAIAIICAIATILVIRNHRVLFRYTYLAGLVAIVLLILPLVPGIGQERGGAQVWIGIGDIATFQPGEIAKIALAVFFAGYLVRNRDSLSMVGTKFLGMQFPRARDLGPLLIVWALSMAVIVFQRDLGTALLYFGLFLVMLYVATSRLSWVVLGLSLFIGGAIIASQTLDYVGNRFANWLDPFSPDRFDAEIGGSYQLVQGLFGLANGGLIGTGWGQGRPDLTPVPQSDYIIASLGEELGLAGIFAILALYLLFVARGFRIGFAGQDDFGKLLGVGLAFVVALQVFIVVGGVTRVIPLTGLTTPFLAAGGSSLVANWIIVALLLRLSDTVRNHPRLVIDG; encoded by the coding sequence ATGCCGCAGAAGCTGCGCAACCTCGAGTTCTGGCTGCTGCTCGTGGCGTGCTTCATCAACGCCTCGGCGATCGTGCTCGTACAGCTCGGGGCGCTCGGTCACGTCGACACGCAGCTCGTGCTGCTCGGCGCCGGCCTGTCGCTCCTCGTCTTCGGGCTGCACATCGCGATGCGCTTCGTGGCGCGCGACGCCGACCCGTTCCTGCTGCCGATCGCAACGGTACTGAACGGCCTCGGCATCGCCATGATCTACCGCATCGACATCGCATACGGCGATGTCGGCTGGGAGAGCGCCGCGGTGCGCCAGATCGCGTGGAGCGCGATCGCGATCATCTGCGCGATCGCGACGATCCTCGTGATCCGCAACCACCGCGTGCTCTTCCGCTACACCTACCTCGCCGGGCTCGTCGCCATCGTGCTGCTCATCCTGCCGCTCGTGCCGGGCATCGGCCAGGAGCGCGGCGGCGCCCAGGTGTGGATCGGCATCGGCGACATCGCGACCTTCCAGCCCGGTGAGATCGCGAAGATCGCGCTGGCCGTCTTCTTCGCCGGCTACCTCGTGCGCAACCGCGACTCGCTGTCGATGGTGGGCACGAAGTTCCTCGGCATGCAGTTCCCGCGGGCGCGCGACCTCGGCCCGCTCCTCATCGTGTGGGCCCTGTCGATGGCCGTCATCGTGTTCCAGCGCGACCTCGGCACCGCGCTGCTCTACTTCGGGCTCTTCCTCGTCATGCTCTACGTCGCGACGAGCCGGCTCTCGTGGGTCGTGCTCGGGCTGAGCCTCTTCATCGGCGGCGCCATCATCGCGAGCCAGACCCTCGACTACGTCGGCAACCGATTCGCCAACTGGCTCGACCCGTTCAGCCCCGATCGATTCGATGCCGAGATCGGCGGCAGCTACCAGCTCGTGCAGGGACTCTTCGGGCTCGCGAACGGCGGCCTCATCGGCACCGGCTGGGGGCAGGGCCGACCCGACCTCACCCCGGTTCCGCAGAGCGACTACATCATCGCGAGCCTCGGCGAAGAGCTCGGCCTCGCGGGCATCTTCGCGATCCTCGCCCTCTACCTGCTCTTCGTGGCGCGCGGCTTCCGCATCGGCTTCGCCGGTCAGGACGACTTCGGCAAGCTGCTCGGGGTCGGGCTCGCGTTCGTCGTGGCGCTCCAGGTCTTCATCGTCGTCGGGGGCGTCACGCGGGTCATCCCGCTGACCGGACTCACGACGCCGTTCCTCGCCGCCGGCGGTTCCTCGCTCGTGGCCAACTGGATCATCGTCGCGCTGCTGCTGCGGCTCTCCGACACGGTCCGCAACCATCCGAGGCTGGTGATCGACGGATGA